The Virgibacillus sp. MSP4-1 genome has a segment encoding these proteins:
- the mraZ gene encoding division/cell wall cluster transcriptional repressor MraZ, translated as MFMGEFQHNIDSKGRMIMPAKFREELGEGFIITRGLDKCLFAYPMDEWRQLEEKLKKLPLTKKDARSFTRFFFSGAVECEVDKQGRINIPSPLRKYADLEKECVIIGVSNRIEIWSQDKWEVYFEESEESFAEIAENMMDFDI; from the coding sequence ATGTTCATGGGGGAATTTCAACATAATATCGACTCAAAAGGCCGTATGATCATGCCTGCCAAATTCCGTGAAGAATTAGGAGAAGGCTTCATCATCACCCGCGGTCTTGATAAATGTCTGTTTGCCTATCCCATGGACGAATGGCGCCAATTGGAAGAGAAGCTGAAAAAACTTCCCCTTACAAAAAAAGATGCCCGTTCTTTCACCCGCTTCTTCTTCTCTGGCGCAGTTGAATGTGAAGTAGATAAACAGGGAAGAATAAACATTCCATCGCCCCTTAGAAAATATGCGGATTTAGAAAAAGAATGTGTCATTATTGGTGTTTCCAATCGAATCGAGATCTGGTCACAGGATAAGTGGGAAGTTTACTTTGAGGAATCTGAGGAATCTTTTGCCGAAATTGCAGAAAACATGATGGATTTTGATATTTAA
- the rsmH gene encoding 16S rRNA (cytosine(1402)-N(4))-methyltransferase RsmH: MFEHYSVLKNEAIEGLNIKQDGTYVDCTLGGGGHSEQIVQALGPEGRLVAFDQDIEALEFAKSRLQAYEGQCLFVHANFQRLKEKLQENGIDEVDGVLFDLGVSSPQLDQDERGFSYHQDASLDMRMDQSQVLSAYEVVNTWTYENLVKIFFRYGEEKFSKQVARKIEQTRQEHPIETTSQLVEVIKEGIPAAARRKGGHPAKRIFQAIRIAVNNELNVFRDALHQAAEVTSLGGRISVITFHSLEDRICKKSMKKWSTPPPIPKNIPIIPEEAQPPFELITRKPITPAEEEIAENRRSRSAKLRIAEKVKAWDDKFRYEERGNA; the protein is encoded by the coding sequence ATGTTTGAACATTACAGTGTACTAAAAAATGAAGCAATAGAAGGTCTGAATATAAAGCAGGATGGTACTTATGTGGACTGTACCTTAGGAGGCGGAGGTCATTCTGAGCAGATTGTCCAAGCCCTGGGGCCTGAAGGAAGGCTGGTTGCATTTGATCAGGATATAGAGGCCCTTGAGTTTGCTAAAAGCCGTCTTCAAGCGTATGAAGGACAATGTTTGTTTGTTCATGCGAATTTCCAACGGTTGAAGGAAAAATTGCAGGAAAATGGCATTGATGAAGTTGATGGGGTTCTATTTGACCTGGGTGTTTCCTCCCCCCAATTAGATCAGGATGAACGGGGCTTCAGCTATCATCAGGATGCATCTTTGGACATGCGCATGGACCAATCACAAGTGTTGTCAGCATATGAAGTGGTGAATACGTGGACATACGAAAACTTAGTGAAAATCTTTTTCAGATATGGGGAAGAGAAGTTTTCTAAACAAGTGGCAAGAAAGATCGAACAGACAAGGCAGGAGCACCCTATTGAAACAACCTCCCAATTGGTTGAGGTTATTAAAGAAGGGATTCCTGCCGCAGCCCGAAGAAAAGGGGGACACCCTGCCAAACGTATATTTCAGGCGATTCGAATTGCTGTGAACAATGAATTAAACGTTTTTCGTGACGCTCTCCATCAGGCAGCGGAAGTCACAAGCTTAGGTGGAAGAATTTCAGTCATTACTTTTCATTCTCTGGAAGACCGCATCTGTAAAAAGAGTATGAAGAAGTGGAGTACACCTCCGCCCATTCCAAAGAATATTCCCATTATTCCGGAAGAGGCGCAACCACCGTTTGAACTTATTACACGAAAGCCGATTACTCCGGCTGAGGAGGAAATTGCAGAAAATCGGCGCTCCCGATCGGCTAAACTGCGTATTGCTGAAAAAGTAAAAGCCTGGGATGATAAGTTTCGATATGAAGAAAGGGGCAATGCATAG
- the ftsL gene encoding cell division protein FtsL, with amino-acid sequence MASVFARNLDSYQTQEQQQKQTKVQVKVHKKRWISKGEKFLYSFFAGITALASVFVISYASDLHSVNRDVQELQSQVNQKQVTVENLEAEVKVLSEPSRILKVAKENGLQIQNSKVEQANKVR; translated from the coding sequence GTGGCTTCAGTATTTGCACGTAATTTAGATTCCTATCAGACACAAGAACAACAGCAAAAACAGACGAAGGTTCAAGTGAAGGTACATAAAAAGCGCTGGATTTCTAAGGGAGAAAAATTCCTGTATTCCTTTTTCGCAGGCATTACCGCTCTGGCAAGTGTTTTTGTGATTTCCTACGCTTCTGATCTTCACAGTGTCAACCGGGACGTTCAGGAATTGCAAAGTCAGGTGAACCAGAAACAAGTAACAGTTGAAAACCTTGAGGCCGAAGTAAAGGTGCTTAGTGAACCAAGCCGTATTTTAAAAGTAGCTAAGGAAAATGGCCTTCAAATTCAGAATTCGAAAGTAGAACAGGCAAATAAAGTGCGTTAA
- a CDS encoding penicillin-binding protein, which produces MKKLPSTNVFAILFMVIFGIIFVFLFSRLMYIQASGEVDGVDLNKWAEKQRTASYTLDAERGRILDRTGMVLADNRPSYRVYAVLDEDYSKNSEDPLHVKDPVKTANKLAPVLGMEANKIAEVIQNGQERDAFQVEFGSSGEDLTEEKKEEIEKLDLPGIYLQEGQKRYYPNDRFASHVIGFTQQEEDKLKGILGIEKSMNSQLTGKDGYISYQQDQYANKLLNPNEILKQPQDGSNVYLTLDQKIQTFLEDTMSDIYEQYNPEQMMAVVMNPETGEVLAMANRPSFNPNTRENIDNWYNDIVSYPFAPGSTMKIFTVAAAMDAGVYNGNETFQSGVYNFMDGAKPVRDHNWGKGWGTITYDEGIRRSSNVAVSKLVWEKLGTEKFLEYLKRFDFHQKTGIDLSGEETGQITYKWPSDKVRTAFGQSTTLTPIQLMKGATAVANDGKMMKPYVISKVKDADDNKTIKETKPQVVDEPIKAETAKKVRDLLGTVISSEDGTGQEYQLDDYSVAGKTGTAQLPDPENGGFLTGRENYIFSFLGMAPKEDPELMMYVAVKQPELENTEAGSEPVSYIFKSVMEKSLHYLNISPDKTTKGLSVDSIELADYKGQSVEAVKRSLSEQSVQTEVIGDGDKVKATLPQAGNKILPESTVMLLTDGDAVIPDLTGWSLREVLKYASVYDLKVEHIGNGYVVHQSVNPGAHVKKGSYLSIKLEPPNGSDNEESGTEEREDAETENREEADESG; this is translated from the coding sequence ATGAAGAAATTGCCATCCACAAACGTATTTGCCATCCTTTTTATGGTTATATTCGGGATCATATTTGTTTTTTTGTTCAGCCGTTTAATGTATATTCAGGCATCAGGAGAAGTCGATGGAGTAGACCTGAATAAATGGGCAGAGAAGCAAAGAACAGCTTCCTATACATTAGATGCAGAGCGGGGCCGGATCCTGGACAGGACTGGTATGGTGCTTGCGGACAACCGGCCTTCTTATAGAGTATATGCCGTTCTGGATGAAGATTATTCCAAGAATTCGGAAGACCCCCTGCATGTTAAGGATCCTGTAAAGACAGCAAATAAACTTGCTCCTGTTCTGGGAATGGAAGCGAATAAAATCGCAGAGGTCATCCAAAACGGACAGGAACGGGATGCCTTTCAAGTAGAATTTGGTTCGAGTGGCGAGGATCTAACAGAAGAGAAAAAGGAAGAAATAGAAAAGCTGGATTTGCCGGGAATCTATTTACAGGAGGGTCAGAAGCGCTATTATCCTAATGACCGGTTTGCTTCCCATGTGATTGGTTTTACCCAGCAGGAAGAAGATAAGTTAAAAGGTATTTTAGGTATTGAAAAATCTATGAATTCCCAATTGACCGGGAAGGACGGGTATATTTCCTATCAGCAGGATCAGTATGCCAACAAGCTGTTAAACCCAAATGAAATTCTGAAACAGCCACAGGACGGGTCAAATGTCTATTTAACTCTTGATCAGAAAATCCAAACCTTCCTGGAAGATACAATGTCAGATATCTATGAACAATATAATCCTGAACAGATGATGGCTGTTGTTATGAATCCGGAGACCGGTGAGGTTCTGGCTATGGCAAATCGGCCCAGCTTTAATCCAAATACAAGAGAAAATATCGATAATTGGTATAATGACATTGTTTCTTATCCCTTCGCTCCAGGTTCAACCATGAAAATCTTCACAGTTGCTGCAGCTATGGATGCGGGTGTTTATAACGGAAATGAAACCTTTCAATCTGGTGTTTATAACTTTATGGATGGAGCAAAACCAGTCAGAGATCACAACTGGGGAAAAGGATGGGGAACCATTACATATGATGAGGGGATTCGCCGTTCCTCAAACGTGGCGGTATCCAAGCTTGTCTGGGAAAAACTTGGTACGGAAAAGTTTCTTGAGTATTTAAAAAGATTTGATTTTCATCAGAAAACAGGAATTGATCTATCAGGTGAGGAAACAGGACAAATTACTTACAAATGGCCGTCAGATAAAGTAAGAACGGCATTTGGGCAGAGTACAACTTTAACACCGATTCAGTTAATGAAGGGTGCGACCGCTGTAGCTAATGATGGAAAAATGATGAAGCCCTATGTGATTTCCAAAGTGAAGGATGCAGATGACAATAAAACGATTAAAGAAACGAAGCCACAGGTGGTTGATGAACCTATTAAAGCAGAAACGGCAAAAAAAGTCAGAGACCTGCTTGGCACTGTTATTTCCAGTGAAGACGGAACCGGTCAGGAATATCAATTAGACGATTATTCTGTGGCCGGAAAAACAGGAACAGCCCAGCTACCTGATCCCGAAAATGGCGGATTTTTGACAGGAAGAGAAAACTATATTTTTTCCTTTTTAGGCATGGCGCCTAAAGAAGATCCAGAGCTTATGATGTATGTAGCCGTTAAGCAGCCGGAGTTGGAGAATACAGAAGCAGGTTCGGAGCCTGTGTCGTATATTTTTAAATCTGTTATGGAAAAGAGCCTTCATTATCTGAACATTAGTCCAGATAAGACAACAAAAGGGCTATCCGTTGATTCTATTGAACTAGCTGACTATAAAGGGCAGTCAGTAGAAGCTGTTAAACGAAGCTTAAGTGAGCAAAGTGTTCAGACAGAAGTCATAGGGGATGGAGACAAAGTAAAAGCGACGTTACCACAGGCCGGCAACAAAATTCTGCCGGAGAGTACCGTGATGCTTCTGACAGATGGCGATGCTGTTATCCCGGATTTAACAGGCTGGTCGCTTCGTGAAGTATTGAAATATGCTTCTGTTTATGATCTGAAGGTTGAGCATATTGGAAATGGGTACGTGGTTCATCAGAGCGTGAATCCGGGGGCTCATGTGAAAAAGGGATCTTATCTGAGCATTAAGCTGGAGCCGCCAAATGGAAGCGATAATGAAGAATCCGGGACGGAAGAGCGTGAAGATGCTGAAACAGAAAACCGGGAAGAAGCAGATGAATCCGGCTAA
- a CDS encoding stage V sporulation protein D, with amino-acid sequence MKRVSQVTVRRRLVAAFLFAMVFFLVMSIRLGYVQFIVGDEITEKAEDLWSRDIPLKPERGEILDRNGEVLVGNVSAPTVAVVPRQIQNPQDTAEKLADVLNMDVQEAHEYVTKNVSVEIIHPEGRKISEDQAIKLQELNLEGVYIAEDSKRHYPHGKYLSHVLGFTGIDNQGLAGIELYYDDKLNGKEGSLSFFSDNKGHKLKDIAENYNAPEDGLDLKLTINEDIQTIIDRELDLAESKYNPDGAWAIAMDPDTGEILAMDSRPDFHPANYKEVDAEIYNRNLPIWSTYEPGSTFKIITLASALEEGLVDLQEDKFNDTGSIEVSGAKIRCWQDGGHGHQTYLEVVQNSCNPGFVSMGEKVGKEKLFSYIKDFGFGKKTGIDLHGEGSGILFNEEDVGPVELATTSFGQGVSVTPIQQVAAVSAAVNGGYLYKPFVAKEWLDPVTGEVVEKTEPTLKEQVISNDTSEEIRKTLESVVAKGTGRGAYVDGYRVGGKTGTAQKVGENGQYLSNNHIVSFIGFAPADDPEIVVYVAIDNPKNTVQFGGVVTAPIVGTIIEDSLRAMDVEERTDGLEKEYKWPEQPKVKVPDLVGRTTKDLQEYLVHLSVDKEGEGNTIIKQSPQPGKMVEQGSTIRIFLGDEGSSKKEE; translated from the coding sequence GTGAAACGTGTATCACAGGTTACAGTGCGGAGACGATTAGTCGCTGCTTTTCTTTTTGCTATGGTTTTCTTTTTAGTCATGAGTATTCGATTAGGTTATGTTCAGTTTATTGTCGGGGATGAAATTACAGAAAAAGCAGAAGATTTATGGAGCAGAGATATTCCATTAAAGCCTGAAAGAGGAGAAATCCTGGATCGAAACGGGGAGGTTCTCGTGGGCAATGTTTCAGCTCCAACTGTTGCTGTTGTTCCCCGTCAGATTCAAAACCCGCAGGATACTGCAGAAAAGCTGGCGGATGTTTTGAATATGGATGTTCAGGAAGCACATGAGTATGTGACGAAAAATGTATCGGTGGAAATCATTCACCCCGAGGGAAGAAAAATTTCCGAAGACCAGGCGATTAAACTGCAGGAGCTTAATCTGGAAGGGGTATATATTGCGGAAGACTCTAAAAGACACTACCCGCATGGAAAGTATCTATCACATGTATTAGGTTTTACCGGAATTGATAATCAGGGCTTAGCTGGTATTGAGTTATATTATGATGACAAATTAAACGGAAAAGAAGGCTCTCTTTCCTTCTTTTCTGACAACAAAGGGCATAAACTCAAAGATATAGCCGAAAATTATAACGCTCCGGAAGATGGGTTAGACTTAAAATTAACCATTAATGAAGATATCCAGACCATTATCGACAGAGAATTAGATTTAGCGGAGTCAAAATACAATCCTGATGGAGCCTGGGCCATTGCTATGGATCCTGATACAGGTGAAATCTTAGCAATGGACAGTCGTCCTGACTTCCATCCGGCTAACTATAAAGAAGTAGATGCGGAAATTTACAATCGAAACCTCCCTATATGGAGTACATATGAGCCGGGTTCCACCTTTAAAATTATCACCCTTGCATCTGCGTTGGAAGAAGGGTTAGTGGATTTGCAGGAGGATAAATTTAATGATACAGGCTCAATCGAAGTATCAGGGGCCAAAATCCGCTGCTGGCAGGACGGGGGACATGGCCACCAGACGTATTTGGAAGTCGTGCAAAACTCCTGTAACCCAGGTTTTGTGTCCATGGGAGAAAAAGTCGGCAAAGAAAAGCTGTTCAGCTATATTAAAGATTTTGGGTTTGGAAAAAAGACCGGAATTGACCTGCACGGAGAAGGCTCAGGGATTTTATTTAATGAAGAAGACGTTGGCCCGGTTGAGCTTGCCACAACTTCTTTTGGGCAGGGTGTTTCTGTAACCCCTATACAGCAGGTGGCAGCTGTGTCTGCAGCTGTGAATGGGGGCTATTTATATAAACCATTTGTTGCGAAAGAATGGCTCGATCCGGTAACCGGAGAGGTTGTAGAAAAGACAGAACCAACGCTAAAAGAACAGGTGATCTCCAATGACACCTCTGAGGAAATTCGTAAGACCCTTGAAAGTGTAGTTGCAAAGGGTACAGGTCGCGGAGCTTATGTTGATGGATACCGAGTTGGGGGGAAAACAGGTACAGCGCAAAAAGTTGGCGAAAACGGACAGTACCTAAGCAATAACCATATTGTTTCCTTTATCGGATTTGCTCCCGCAGATGACCCGGAAATTGTTGTATATGTAGCGATCGACAATCCTAAAAATACTGTTCAATTTGGCGGGGTGGTCACCGCACCGATCGTTGGTACCATTATTGAAGACAGTCTGCGGGCGATGGATGTGGAAGAACGTACGGATGGTTTAGAAAAGGAATATAAGTGGCCTGAACAGCCAAAAGTGAAGGTGCCTGATTTAGTAGGCCGAACAACGAAGGATTTGCAGGAATATCTGGTTCACCTTTCTGTAGATAAAGAAGGGGAAGGAAATACCATTATTAAACAATCCCCTCAGCCAGGAAAAATGGTAGAGCAGGGTTCCACAATTCGAATCTTTTTAGGAGATGAAGGCTCGTCGAAGAAAGAAGAGTGA
- a CDS encoding UDP-N-acetylmuramoyl-L-alanyl-D-glutamate--2,6-diaminopimelate ligase, with product MKLKQLLKPLKFYKCEQDIHDIEAEGIEMDSRQVKANDLFVCIDGFTVDGHDFAEMAEKQGACAVVAERPLPLNIPVIIVNNSVKAMAQLANQFYQQPSEKFQLIGVTGTNGKTTLTYLLDEIFRNHGHETGLLGTIQMKIGDETYPVKNTTPDSLFLQKNLHKMVEKDVNTVMMEVSSHALDLGRVYGLDFDITVFTNLSQDHLDYHKNMDDYLRAKSLLFAQMGNQYHSRRKLAVLNYDDDAYDLLSRSTAHEVLSYGLSDGADVQAKNIMLRPDGTTFDMITPIGEIQIQSKLAGEFSVYNMLAASSAAISAEIPLETIRKSLATTNGVPGRFEPVQRGQKFGVIVDYAHTPDSLENVVKTVQTFTEGKTYVVVGCGGDRDRGKRPKMANVAVNYSDLAIFTSDNPRTEDPDQILQDMTEDLNVQNYEVERDRKQAIAKAIQYCNPGDVVIIAGKGHETYQEIGTERYDFDDREVAARMIDKKFKERS from the coding sequence ATGAAATTAAAACAATTACTAAAACCATTAAAATTTTACAAATGTGAGCAAGATATTCATGATATTGAAGCAGAGGGAATTGAAATGGATTCCCGGCAAGTGAAAGCAAATGATTTATTTGTTTGTATAGATGGCTTTACTGTGGATGGACACGATTTTGCAGAAATGGCAGAAAAGCAGGGGGCTTGTGCAGTTGTGGCTGAACGTCCCCTGCCCTTGAACATCCCGGTGATTATTGTCAATAATTCGGTGAAAGCCATGGCTCAACTGGCAAATCAGTTTTACCAGCAGCCCAGTGAAAAATTTCAATTAATTGGAGTTACAGGTACGAACGGAAAAACTACGCTTACCTATCTTCTTGACGAAATCTTCCGGAATCACGGTCATGAAACAGGTTTGCTTGGTACCATTCAGATGAAGATTGGGGATGAAACCTACCCTGTAAAAAACACAACTCCTGATTCATTATTTTTGCAGAAAAACCTGCATAAGATGGTTGAAAAAGATGTAAATACCGTAATGATGGAAGTCTCCTCACACGCTCTTGATCTGGGAAGAGTCTACGGATTGGACTTTGATATCACTGTCTTTACAAACCTCTCACAGGATCATTTAGATTACCACAAAAATATGGATGATTACTTAAGAGCCAAAAGTTTGCTTTTTGCACAAATGGGAAATCAATACCATTCTCGCAGAAAGCTGGCTGTTTTAAATTATGATGATGATGCCTACGATCTGCTTTCAAGAAGTACGGCGCATGAGGTGCTATCCTATGGGTTATCTGATGGTGCCGATGTACAGGCGAAAAATATTATGCTGCGTCCGGATGGAACTACATTTGATATGATTACACCTATTGGAGAAATTCAGATTCAAAGTAAATTGGCAGGAGAGTTCAGTGTGTATAATATGCTCGCTGCCAGCAGTGCGGCTATAAGTGCAGAGATTCCACTGGAGACCATCAGGAAATCCCTGGCCACAACAAACGGTGTACCGGGGCGTTTTGAACCTGTACAACGAGGACAGAAATTTGGGGTTATTGTCGATTATGCCCATACACCTGATTCCTTAGAAAACGTTGTGAAAACTGTGCAAACATTTACAGAGGGGAAAACCTATGTCGTTGTCGGTTGCGGTGGAGATCGGGATAGAGGAAAACGTCCGAAAATGGCAAATGTCGCCGTCAACTATAGTGATCTGGCCATTTTTACTTCTGACAACCCGAGAACGGAGGACCCGGATCAGATTCTTCAGGATATGACGGAAGATTTAAACGTACAGAATTATGAGGTAGAACGAGATCGAAAACAGGCGATAGCTAAAGCCATTCAATATTGTAATCCGGGAGATGTCGTGATTATCGCCGGTAAGGGTCATGAAACCTATCAGGAAATTGGCACTGAGCGATATGATTTCGATGATCGGGAAGTTGCAGCAAGGATGATTGATAAGAAATTTAAGGAGCGTTCATAA
- the murF gene encoding UDP-N-acetylmuramoyl-tripeptide--D-alanyl-D-alanine ligase — MAKFTVNWLASLFPDQQGIGSSPVQIDDVFTDSRQYTHFGLFIPIEGERFDGHKFLKDAITNGAAASLWNKQKSVPEFVPADFPLFFVEDTLDAMQQLASAYRLKINPKVIGITGSNGKTTTKDLTANVLSQKYKTWKTKGNFNNHIGLPLTILQMPPDTEALILEMGMNHFGEIEVLTKIAQPDIAMITNIGESHIEYLGSREGIAKAKGEIVEGLKQDGCLLIDGDEPLLDPVAHKTGSYRIGEGRDNDFVIKSIQLSNEETTFEVENHPYSIPALGRHQAKNATFAIVTAKILGLDKNQIISGLQQVELTGMRFEKLKTKEGTDIINDAYNASATSMKASINVIKEMDAKSKILVLGDILELGSFSKEIHRSVADVIYPPIDILYTYGEESKEIVEALRKREENRVEAYSFNTKEGLIEQLRNDLKPETIILFKGSRGMKLEEVIEEITN, encoded by the coding sequence ATGGCAAAATTTACGGTAAATTGGCTTGCATCCCTTTTTCCTGACCAACAGGGAATAGGTTCATCCCCTGTTCAAATAGACGATGTTTTTACGGATAGTCGTCAGTATACCCACTTTGGATTATTTATACCCATTGAAGGTGAACGCTTTGATGGTCATAAATTTTTAAAGGATGCCATAACGAATGGTGCAGCAGCTTCCCTCTGGAATAAACAGAAATCAGTGCCTGAATTCGTACCTGCTGATTTCCCCCTCTTTTTTGTTGAGGATACACTGGATGCTATGCAACAGTTAGCGAGTGCCTATCGTTTAAAAATAAATCCAAAGGTAATTGGGATTACCGGATCCAACGGAAAGACAACTACAAAAGACCTGACCGCCAATGTTCTGAGTCAGAAATATAAAACATGGAAAACAAAAGGAAACTTTAATAATCATATCGGACTTCCTTTAACAATTCTGCAAATGCCTCCTGATACGGAAGCGTTAATTTTGGAAATGGGAATGAATCATTTTGGAGAAATCGAAGTCCTAACCAAGATTGCTCAGCCTGATATAGCGATGATTACAAATATAGGGGAATCCCATATTGAATATCTTGGCTCCCGTGAAGGGATTGCGAAGGCCAAAGGTGAAATAGTCGAAGGATTAAAACAGGATGGCTGTTTGCTGATTGATGGGGATGAACCATTATTAGACCCTGTTGCACACAAAACCGGAAGTTACCGGATTGGAGAAGGCAGAGATAATGATTTCGTAATTAAGTCCATCCAGCTTTCGAATGAAGAAACCACATTCGAAGTGGAGAATCATCCCTATTCCATCCCGGCATTAGGAAGGCATCAGGCTAAAAATGCAACTTTTGCCATCGTGACAGCAAAAATACTTGGTTTGGATAAAAATCAAATCATATCAGGATTGCAGCAAGTTGAATTAACGGGAATGCGATTTGAAAAACTAAAAACAAAAGAAGGAACGGATATTATCAACGATGCTTATAACGCATCTGCGACCTCAATGAAGGCATCGATCAATGTTATAAAAGAAATGGATGCAAAAAGTAAAATTCTGGTTTTGGGGGACATTTTAGAACTGGGGTCATTTTCCAAAGAGATCCATCGTTCGGTCGCTGATGTTATTTATCCACCGATTGATATCCTGTATACTTATGGGGAAGAAAGCAAGGAAATCGTTGAGGCTTTAAGAAAGAGAGAGGAAAATCGTGTGGAAGCTTATTCGTTTAATACCAAAGAAGGGCTTATTGAACAACTGCGGAATGACCTGAAACCGGAAACCATCATCCTGTTCAAAGGTTCCAGAGGGATGAAACTAGAAGAAGTTATTGAAGAAATAACGAATTAG
- the mraY gene encoding phospho-N-acetylmuramoyl-pentapeptide-transferase, translating to MSQTTLLITIAVSFLIAVLISPILIPFLRRLKFGQSIREEGPQSHQKKAGTPTMGGLIIIISVAFTALFMVFKFKPSPVNFEIYLLLFVLVGYGLIGFLDDIIKIVKKRNLGLTSLQKMVGQIIIALVVYFILKEHGFPTDIGIPGTDFSVDLGVWYALFILFMLVGSSNAVNLTDGLDGLLAGTAAVAFGAFGILAWNGNLQFEVAIFALSIVGALLGFLVFNAHPAKVFMGDTGSLALGGAIAIIAILTKLELLLIIIGGVFVLETLSVIIQVISFKTTGKRVFKMSPLHHHYELKGWSEWRVVATFWVVGILFAALGIYIEVWLT from the coding sequence ATGTCACAAACTACATTATTAATCACCATAGCTGTATCTTTTTTAATAGCAGTACTCATATCACCAATTTTAATTCCTTTCCTACGCCGTTTAAAATTTGGTCAGAGTATCAGGGAAGAAGGGCCGCAATCTCATCAGAAAAAAGCGGGCACACCTACGATGGGCGGTTTAATCATCATTATTTCTGTTGCGTTTACTGCTCTATTTATGGTTTTTAAATTTAAGCCTTCTCCGGTAAACTTTGAAATTTATTTGCTTTTATTTGTTTTAGTCGGTTACGGTTTAATAGGATTTTTAGATGATATTATTAAAATTGTGAAAAAGCGGAATCTGGGATTAACATCCTTACAAAAAATGGTTGGACAGATTATCATCGCACTTGTTGTCTATTTCATTTTAAAAGAGCATGGTTTCCCTACGGATATTGGAATTCCAGGAACGGATTTCTCGGTTGATTTAGGTGTCTGGTATGCACTCTTTATTTTGTTTATGCTTGTCGGTTCATCCAATGCAGTGAACTTAACCGATGGCCTTGATGGACTGCTGGCAGGTACAGCTGCAGTCGCATTTGGTGCTTTCGGAATTTTAGCATGGAATGGCAACCTTCAATTTGAAGTCGCTATTTTTGCTCTATCCATTGTAGGGGCACTATTAGGTTTTCTTGTTTTTAATGCTCATCCGGCTAAGGTGTTTATGGGGGATACAGGTTCCCTGGCTCTGGGTGGTGCCATTGCGATCATAGCGATATTAACGAAATTGGAATTATTACTTATTATCATTGGTGGAGTATTTGTGCTCGAAACCTTATCTGTGATTATTCAGGTCATATCATTTAAAACAACAGGTAAAAGAGTATTTAAAATGAGTCCGCTTCATCATCACTATGAGCTTAAAGGCTGGTCTGAATGGCGGGTAGTGGCCACATTCTGGGTAGTCGGAATATTGTTTGCAGCATTAGGAATTTACATCGAGGTGTGGTTAACTTGA